A genomic segment from Brevundimonas mediterranea encodes:
- a CDS encoding carboxylesterase/lipase family protein has translation MRFLSLLFASLLLAACATHPGKVDHVRFASDARSVLATTQAGTVRGVQGAGVRAFLGVPFARPPVGDLRWRAPQPIQAWTGVRDATRPGSDCTQAIGRKAILGGGGGLVVGGEDCLYLNIYMPAGDAAELRPVMVYIPGGAFTVGSGVNYDPSKLAADQDRVVVTLNYRLGALGWLAHPKFQAESEGFGGNFGLMDQQAALQWVNRNIAAFGGDPANVTLFAESAGAWTACYLMASPKSEGLYQRVIMQSGGCLEPSSLVSAEEAARTGAKFAENLGCGGSDQIDCLKALPAWRLARAPSLRAGINGPGSWGPVHTDATVPENPALAIHEGRFTRVPVIVGTNLDEGRLFANEVKDMDRYQKETIWMYGDVGPRVLDRYPVGPEGPAYAIAANFTDQRFACPSQALRRQLSRYVPVWGYEFADRGAPFVLPDWLVGLDLGAYHASELAYVFGTSWVFTDVKRFTPRQKALSDRMQRLWAGFGQGDFGPEWPRVEGAGPVRVFTAQGDRLDKDFFGRHHCDFWDGTPFGAVQ, from the coding sequence ATGCGTTTTCTGTCGCTTCTGTTTGCGTCCCTGCTGCTTGCGGCCTGCGCCACCCATCCCGGCAAGGTCGATCATGTCCGGTTCGCCAGCGACGCCCGGTCCGTGCTGGCGACGACCCAGGCCGGGACGGTGCGCGGCGTTCAGGGCGCGGGGGTTCGCGCCTTTCTGGGCGTGCCCTTCGCCCGTCCGCCGGTCGGCGATCTACGCTGGCGCGCGCCGCAGCCGATCCAGGCCTGGACCGGCGTGCGCGATGCGACCCGGCCGGGATCGGACTGCACCCAGGCCATTGGGCGCAAGGCCATTCTGGGCGGGGGCGGCGGCCTCGTCGTGGGGGGCGAGGACTGTCTGTATCTGAACATCTATATGCCCGCCGGAGACGCCGCCGAGCTGCGGCCGGTGATGGTCTATATCCCCGGGGGCGCCTTCACTGTGGGCTCGGGCGTCAACTATGATCCGTCGAAACTGGCCGCCGATCAGGATCGGGTGGTCGTCACCCTGAACTACCGCCTGGGCGCCCTGGGCTGGCTGGCCCATCCGAAATTCCAGGCGGAGAGCGAAGGCTTCGGCGGCAATTTCGGCCTGATGGACCAGCAGGCGGCCCTGCAATGGGTGAATCGGAACATCGCGGCCTTCGGCGGCGATCCGGCCAATGTGACCCTGTTCGCCGAGAGCGCAGGGGCATGGACGGCCTGCTACCTGATGGCCTCGCCCAAATCCGAGGGTCTGTACCAGCGGGTCATCATGCAAAGCGGCGGATGTCTGGAGCCGTCGTCCCTGGTCAGCGCGGAGGAGGCGGCCAGGACCGGGGCGAAGTTTGCGGAAAACCTGGGGTGTGGCGGCTCCGATCAGATCGACTGTCTGAAGGCCCTGCCGGCCTGGCGGTTGGCGCGCGCGCCGTCCCTGCGGGCGGGGATCAATGGGCCTGGATCCTGGGGACCGGTTCATACCGACGCGACCGTGCCGGAAAACCCGGCCCTGGCGATCCATGAGGGCCGCTTCACCCGCGTGCCGGTCATCGTCGGCACGAACCTGGACGAGGGGCGGCTGTTCGCCAACGAGGTCAAGGATATGGATCGCTACCAGAAGGAGACGATCTGGATGTACGGCGATGTCGGCCCGCGCGTGCTGGACCGTTATCCGGTCGGTCCTGAGGGGCCGGCCTACGCCATCGCTGCGAACTTCACCGACCAGAGGTTCGCCTGTCCGTCCCAGGCCCTGCGCCGTCAGTTGTCCCGGTATGTGCCGGTCTGGGGCTATGAGTTCGCGGATCGCGGCGCGCCCTTCGTCCTGCCGGACTGGCTGGTCGGCCTGGACCTGGGCGCCTATCACGCCAGCGAACTGGCCTATGTGTTCGGGACCAGTTGGGTCTTCACCGATGTGAAGCGGTTCACCCCCCGACAGAAGGCCCTGTCGGATCGGATGCAGCGGCTGTGGGCCGGTTTCGGCCAGGGCGACTTCGGCCCCGAATGGCCCCGCGTCGAGGGTGCGGGGCCGGTGCGGGTGTTCACGGCCCAGGGCGACCGACTGGATAAGGACTTCTTCGGCCGCCACCACTGCGACTTCTGGGACGGAACGCCTTTCGGCGCGGTCCAGTAG
- a CDS encoding type II toxin-antitoxin system VapB family antitoxin — MRTTVTLDDELMEMAAEYSGLSERSAIIREALKAFVAREAARRLAAMGGTDPKATAAPRRRPELVEE, encoded by the coding sequence ATGCGAACCACCGTGACACTCGATGACGAACTGATGGAAATGGCGGCGGAATACTCCGGTCTGTCCGAGCGGTCCGCGATCATTCGTGAAGCCCTCAAGGCGTTCGTCGCCCGCGAGGCGGCGCGTCGCCTGGCCGCCATGGGCGGAACTGACCCCAAAGCCACAGCCGCGCCTCGGCGACGCCCCGAATTGGTCGAGGAATGA
- the aroC gene encoding chorismate synthase, translating to MSHNTFGHLFRVTTWGESHGPAIGCVVDGCPPLIPLTEADLQPWLDQRKPGGSRFVTQRRESDTAQILSGVFDDGEGPVTTGTPISILIQNEDQRSKDYGEIARAYRPGHADFTYQTKYGVRDPRGGGRSSARETASRVAAGAVARKVLGDGVKIRAGVVQIGPHRIAPEDIDFDAVHDNPLFAASRAVVSAWEAYLDDIRKAGSSIGAVVALEVTGVPAGWGAPLYGKLDSELAAALMSINAAKGVEIGAGFAAAELSGEDNADQMRLDLNKQPVFLSNHAGGVLGGISTGQPVTARVAFKPTSSILTPRQTITRDGEETDLRTKGRHDPCVALRAVPVVEAMAACVLADALLRHRAQVG from the coding sequence ATGTCGCACAACACCTTCGGCCATCTGTTTCGCGTGACCACTTGGGGCGAGAGCCATGGGCCGGCTATCGGCTGCGTCGTGGACGGCTGTCCGCCGCTGATCCCGCTGACCGAGGCCGATCTCCAGCCCTGGCTGGATCAGCGCAAGCCCGGGGGTTCGCGCTTCGTGACCCAGAGGCGCGAGAGCGATACGGCCCAGATCCTGTCGGGCGTGTTCGACGACGGCGAAGGCCCGGTGACCACCGGCACGCCCATCTCGATCCTGATCCAGAACGAGGACCAGCGGTCCAAGGACTATGGCGAGATCGCCCGCGCCTATCGGCCGGGCCACGCCGACTTCACCTATCAGACCAAATACGGGGTTCGTGATCCGCGCGGCGGCGGACGGTCCTCGGCGCGGGAAACCGCCAGCCGGGTGGCGGCGGGCGCCGTGGCGCGCAAGGTGCTGGGCGACGGCGTGAAGATCCGCGCCGGCGTGGTCCAGATCGGCCCGCACAGGATCGCCCCCGAAGACATCGATTTCGACGCCGTCCACGACAATCCCCTGTTCGCCGCGTCGCGCGCCGTCGTGTCCGCGTGGGAGGCCTATCTGGACGATATCCGCAAGGCCGGCTCGTCCATCGGCGCCGTGGTCGCACTGGAGGTCACAGGCGTGCCGGCCGGCTGGGGCGCCCCCCTGTACGGCAAGCTGGATTCCGAACTGGCCGCCGCCCTGATGTCGATCAACGCCGCCAAGGGCGTCGAGATCGGCGCCGGCTTCGCGGCCGCTGAACTGTCGGGCGAGGACAACGCCGACCAGATGCGGCTGGACCTGAACAAGCAGCCGGTCTTCCTGTCCAACCATGCGGGCGGGGTTCTGGGCGGCATATCGACGGGCCAGCCGGTGACGGCGCGGGTGGCGTTCAAACCCACCTCCTCGATCCTGACGCCGCGCCAGACCATCACCCGCGACGGCGAGGAGACCGACCTTCGCACCAAGGGCCGCCACGACCCCTGCGTCGCCCTTCGCGCCGTGCCGGTGGTCGAGGCCATGGCCGCCTGCGTCCTGGCCGACGCCCTGCTGCGCCACCGCGCCCAGGTGGGCTGA
- the pdxH gene encoding pyridoxamine 5'-phosphate oxidase has translation MTPPVIPPSPSREEYARDYAAALAVNGDETIFDRVEPIGLFVEWLAEAGAHEVNDSNAMTLSTVDADGMPDARIVLLKDVDGRGFTFYSNRESAKGLELDARPVAALTFHWKSLRRQVRVRGQVQPVSKEEADAYFASRARESRVGAWASDQSRPLDTRATLEGAVARETARFEGDEVPRPERWTGWRVTPQSVEFWRDRPFRLHDRLRFTRDGDAWSRERLWP, from the coding sequence ATGACCCCCCCCGTGATCCCGCCCAGCCCGTCGCGCGAAGAGTACGCGCGCGACTATGCCGCCGCCCTTGCCGTCAATGGCGACGAGACGATCTTTGACCGGGTCGAGCCCATCGGCCTGTTCGTCGAATGGCTGGCCGAGGCGGGGGCGCACGAGGTCAATGATTCCAACGCCATGACCCTGTCTACGGTGGACGCCGACGGCATGCCTGACGCCCGGATCGTCCTGCTGAAGGATGTGGATGGGCGCGGCTTCACCTTCTATTCGAACCGCGAGAGCGCCAAGGGTCTGGAGCTGGACGCCCGTCCGGTGGCCGCCCTGACCTTCCACTGGAAGTCGTTGCGGCGTCAGGTGCGGGTGCGCGGCCAGGTGCAGCCGGTCAGCAAGGAAGAGGCCGACGCCTATTTCGCCAGCCGCGCCCGCGAGAGCCGGGTCGGGGCCTGGGCCTCGGACCAGTCTCGTCCGCTGGACACGCGTGCGACGCTGGAAGGCGCCGTGGCGCGCGAGACCGCCCGGTTCGAAGGCGACGAGGTGCCGCGCCCCGAACGCTGGACCGGCTGGCGTGTGACGCCGCAAAGCGTCGAATTCTGGCGCGACCGTCCATTCCGCCTGCACGACCGGCTGCGCTTCACGCGCGACGGCGACGCCTGGAGCCGCGAACGCCTCTGGCCTTGA
- a CDS encoding type II toxin-antitoxin system VapC family toxin — translation MILADSSVWIAHLRSTDQTLVERLRGEGILCHPAIIGELAAGNLANRRAFLDQLSRLPTAVAASHQEVLTLIEKNRLFGIGVGYLDLHLLASTRLTPGARLWTRDRRLQEAARTLDLAAVLDH, via the coding sequence ATGATCCTGGCCGACAGTTCGGTATGGATCGCGCACCTGCGATCAACAGACCAGACCCTGGTTGAGCGGCTTCGTGGCGAGGGCATCCTGTGCCATCCCGCCATCATCGGCGAACTGGCCGCTGGAAACCTCGCCAACCGCCGCGCCTTTCTCGACCAACTCTCGCGATTGCCGACCGCTGTCGCCGCCTCGCACCAAGAGGTGCTGACCCTGATCGAAAAAAACCGGCTTTTCGGGATTGGCGTCGGCTATCTGGATCTTCACCTCCTCGCCTCCACCCGACTGACGCCCGGCGCGCGGCTGTGGACACGGGATCGTCGGCTACAGGAGGCTGCCCGGACACTGGACCTGGCCGCCGTCCTCGACCATTAG
- a CDS encoding L,D-transpeptidase family protein has translation MNRRFACLASSLAVLTLAACSPPADNDRDAATSPAAEVGQSGPLSRDAIENSAYSPPAPDAPPTTAQNPAQPEPALIRAQILLQRARFSPGAIDGLAGSNMRQAISAFQEAQGLPVTGELDADIMGRLRAVGIGAVTSTYRITQEDVAGPYIGVVPTDLEAQGEAAAMGYANIVEALAERFHVTEGLLRAMNPGADFNRVGQPLLVPAVNTKPLPAEVDHIDVNKAEGSVKAFAADGKLIAYFPATIGSGDNPTPTGTVKVNGVARNPNYTYDPSKLSFGEGSRKVMVQPGPNNPVGVVWIDLNKPSYGIHGTPDPHLVGKTASHGCVRLTNWDAWMLADKVKPGVTVRFV, from the coding sequence ATGAACCGCCGTTTCGCCTGCCTCGCCTCCAGTCTCGCCGTCCTGACCCTGGCCGCCTGTTCCCCGCCCGCCGACAATGACCGAGATGCGGCGACGTCCCCCGCCGCCGAAGTCGGGCAGTCAGGCCCCCTGTCGCGCGACGCCATCGAGAACAGCGCCTATTCGCCCCCCGCACCCGACGCGCCCCCGACGACGGCGCAAAATCCGGCTCAACCGGAACCGGCCCTGATCCGCGCCCAGATTTTGCTGCAACGGGCGCGGTTTTCGCCCGGCGCCATCGACGGACTGGCCGGCTCGAACATGCGTCAGGCGATCTCGGCCTTCCAGGAGGCGCAGGGTCTGCCCGTCACCGGCGAACTGGACGCCGACATCATGGGCCGGCTTCGCGCCGTGGGGATCGGCGCCGTGACCTCGACCTATCGGATCACGCAGGAGGACGTCGCCGGCCCCTATATCGGCGTGGTTCCGACTGATCTGGAAGCCCAGGGCGAGGCGGCCGCGATGGGCTACGCCAATATCGTCGAAGCCCTGGCCGAACGTTTCCACGTGACCGAGGGCCTGCTGCGGGCGATGAATCCGGGCGCAGACTTCAACCGTGTCGGTCAGCCCCTGCTGGTTCCGGCGGTGAACACCAAGCCCCTGCCCGCCGAGGTGGACCATATCGACGTCAACAAGGCCGAGGGGTCGGTCAAGGCGTTCGCCGCCGATGGCAAGCTGATCGCCTATTTCCCGGCCACCATCGGCAGCGGCGACAATCCGACGCCCACCGGCACGGTCAAGGTCAACGGCGTCGCCCGCAATCCGAACTATACCTATGACCCGTCCAAGCTGAGCTTTGGCGAAGGAAGCCGCAAGGTCATGGTTCAGCCGGGACCGAACAATCCGGTCGGCGTGGTCTGGATCGATCTGAACAAGCCCAGCTACGGCATCCACGGCACGCCCGACCCGCATCTGGTCGGCAAGACCGCCTCGCACGGCTGCGTCCGCCTGACCAACTGGGACGCCTGGATGCTGGCCGACAAGGTCAAGCCCGGCGTGACCGTGCGGTTCGTCTGA
- a CDS encoding GNAT family N-acetyltransferase: MAETLQVEIMSAEAMDAAAIALWRDWTTTNPALTSPYFRWDYTQIAARVCPGAAVAVFRRGGRIVGFFPHQKRGGSVQPLGAPMNDYHGVIAAEGETITLEQVAHLLHARRLNVPGWIGAAETGQARETVQVAMPDAGFDAWYAERRVTFGKYFKDKERARRSLEAELGPVRVERGLHDPALLDQLIELKAAQYRRSGLHDIFACGWTRDLLHALMADPRPDFGASMAAMHAGDKLVAIEFSLHAGRHYHFWFPVYEPSLARCSPGILLSMDTMRLASAEGFRVFDFGFEGESYKKYFVNARQTVREAVVMRPGLTQALGDAAVGVLDKAGGRGEALRASLRRRWSTIEACEASPVGRLRGAAVAVRSAVSKAAARKKTPARVAHV, from the coding sequence ATGGCCGAAACGCTGCAGGTCGAGATCATGAGCGCGGAGGCGATGGACGCCGCCGCGATCGCCCTGTGGCGCGACTGGACGACGACCAATCCGGCCCTGACCAGTCCCTATTTCCGCTGGGACTATACGCAGATCGCCGCCCGCGTCTGTCCAGGCGCGGCCGTGGCCGTGTTTCGGCGCGGCGGGCGGATCGTCGGCTTCTTCCCGCATCAGAAACGCGGTGGATCGGTGCAGCCGCTGGGTGCGCCGATGAACGACTATCATGGCGTGATCGCCGCCGAGGGCGAGACCATCACGCTGGAACAGGTGGCGCACCTGCTTCATGCACGCCGGTTGAACGTCCCCGGCTGGATCGGCGCGGCCGAGACCGGCCAGGCGCGTGAGACCGTTCAGGTCGCCATGCCGGACGCCGGCTTCGACGCCTGGTACGCCGAGCGTCGCGTGACCTTCGGCAAATATTTCAAGGACAAGGAACGGGCCCGCCGCAGCCTGGAGGCCGAGCTGGGCCCCGTTCGGGTCGAACGCGGCCTGCACGACCCCGCCCTGCTGGACCAGTTGATTGAACTGAAGGCGGCCCAGTATCGCCGCTCGGGCCTGCATGACATTTTCGCCTGCGGCTGGACGCGCGACCTGCTCCACGCCCTGATGGCGGACCCCCGGCCTGACTTCGGGGCCTCGATGGCGGCCATGCATGCGGGGGACAAGCTGGTGGCGATCGAGTTCTCGCTACACGCTGGTCGGCATTATCATTTCTGGTTCCCGGTGTATGAGCCCAGCCTGGCGCGTTGCTCGCCGGGGATATTGCTGAGCATGGACACGATGCGGCTGGCCTCGGCCGAGGGTTTCCGGGTCTTTGACTTCGGGTTCGAGGGCGAGAGCTACAAGAAGTATTTCGTCAACGCTCGCCAGACGGTGCGCGAGGCGGTGGTGATGCGGCCCGGCCTGACCCAGGCCCTGGGCGACGCAGCGGTAGGGGTGCTGGACAAGGCGGGCGGCCGGGGCGAGGCGCTGCGGGCGTCGCTGCGCCGTCGCTGGTCCACTATCGAGGCCTGCGAGGCCTCGCCGGTCGGGCGGCTGCGCGGCGCGGCCGTCGCGGTTCGGTCCGCCGTCAGCAAGGCCGCCGCCCGCAAGAAGACGCCCGCGCGCGTCGCCCATGTCTGA
- a CDS encoding J domain-containing protein, with translation MSAIRSTSDAAAVREALSILGLHGATDAAALKTAFRAAVKAARPDQAGGDAERFRRVIAAYRLIQAHAPARPSLAAPAERPAPRPVLGLSPMQALAGARVELRLGARTVRVAVPAGLRTGEHLRLRGGATDGSDLYLAVLIRPEDGLSVMGDDLFMTWPTPSRLLDEGGRVEIETHAGARSAWITPEMAAPARVRFKDMGLPARGPHPAGHLFVTLTPSSEAPSAAEDMLVRFTRAWAPERLAA, from the coding sequence ATGAGCGCCATCCGTTCCACCTCCGACGCCGCCGCCGTTCGCGAAGCCCTGTCGATCCTGGGTCTGCACGGCGCGACCGACGCCGCCGCCCTGAAAACCGCCTTCCGTGCAGCGGTGAAGGCGGCGCGTCCGGACCAGGCCGGCGGAGACGCCGAACGGTTCCGGCGGGTGATCGCCGCCTACCGCCTGATCCAGGCCCACGCCCCTGCCCGTCCGAGCCTGGCGGCGCCCGCCGAACGCCCCGCGCCGCGGCCGGTGCTGGGGCTCAGCCCGATGCAGGCCCTGGCCGGCGCGCGGGTCGAACTGAGGCTGGGCGCACGCACGGTTCGGGTCGCCGTCCCGGCGGGCCTGCGCACGGGCGAGCATCTGCGGCTGCGCGGCGGCGCGACGGACGGTTCGGACCTGTATCTGGCGGTGCTGATCCGGCCCGAGGACGGGCTTTCGGTCATGGGCGACGACCTGTTCATGACCTGGCCCACCCCCTCGCGCCTGCTGGACGAAGGCGGCCGGGTCGAGATCGAAACCCATGCGGGCGCCCGCTCGGCCTGGATCACGCCGGAGATGGCGGCGCCGGCGCGGGTGCGGTTCAAGGACATGGGCCTGCCGGCGCGCGGTCCCCATCCTGCGGGCCATCTGTTCGTGACCCTGACCCCGTCGTCGGAGGCGCCCTCGGCCGCCGAGGATATGCTGGTCCGGTTCACCCGCGCCTGGGCGCCGGAGCGTCTGGCGGCCTGA